A genomic segment from Aegilops tauschii subsp. strangulata cultivar AL8/78 chromosome 1, Aet v6.0, whole genome shotgun sequence encodes:
- the LOC109750467 gene encoding fatty-acid-binding protein 3, chloroplastic-like has product MRDDFYGLPLEMPRPPKKKVGLETFDASSGFDSIFKASVVKSLSITLVRDVDGKTFVNALDGVIARWIQKRTDEEESSLSAFRNSFLGRNLKQGTTIYLTWLEPSRMLETIDSDVLDFQISLFEFVISSVSVSTKDQGPSQVDAEVKSATVNYALYDGFFGSSPVSPTLRSSTAQLLEAILTK; this is encoded by the exons ATGCGGGACGATTTTTACGGGCTGCCGCTGGAGATGCCGA GGCCACCCAAAAAAAAGGTTGGACTCGAGACTTTCGATGCTTCCTCGGGTTTTGACTCCATTTTTAAAG CATCGGTTGTGAAATCTCTGAGTATAACTCTAGTTAGAGACGTTGATGGCAAGACCTTTGTCAATGCTTTGGATGGCGTTATTGCTCGCTGGATTCAGAAACGGACCGATGAGGAAGAATCGTCACTGTCGGCCTTCCGGAACAGCTTTCTAGGGCGCAATCTCAAACAGGGAACAACCATCTATTTAACTTGGTTGGAACCCTCAAGAATGCTG GAAACAATAGACTCTGATGTCTTAGATTTCCAAATCAGCTTGTTTGAATTTGTTATTTCCTCG GTCTCGGTTTCGACGAAAGACCAAGGTCCATCCCAAGTGGACGCTGAGGTCAAATCAGCTACTGTCAATTATGCTCTATATGATGGCTTCTTCGGCAGCTCTCCTGTGTCCCCCACTTTGAGATCTTCCACTGCTCAGCTGCTAGAAGCTATCCTTACAAAGTGA